One Carassius carassius chromosome 28, fCarCar2.1, whole genome shotgun sequence genomic window carries:
- the LOC132107907 gene encoding sodium-dependent serotonin transporter-like, whose product MEMKQSEMMNREDGGEHEKEQESQENGRLVADSVAEKGQKSCSGPGQVSNGYPSTSPQSPRDGAGAGTDSGSTPGAFRTLVVQQTSLDPPRETWSKKMDFLLSVIGYAVDLGNVWRFPYICYQNGGGAFLLPYLLMAVFGGVPLFYMELALGQFHRSGCISIWKHICPIFKGIGFAICIIALYIAFYYNTIMAWALYYLLSSFRATLPWTTCTNQWNTPNCTQYLSTDLNVSWTDNSISPAEEFYVRQVLQVHLSPGLHQLGWVSWQLALCLLFIFTVVYFSIWKGVKTSGKVVWVTATFPYLVLLILLIRGATLPGAWRGVVFYLKPDWSKLLTTTVWLDAAAQIFFSLGPGFGVLLAFASYNPFHNNCYKDALITSSVNCLTSFLSGFVIFTVLGYMAEMRQQRVENVAKDAGPSLLFIIYAEAIANMPAATFFAIIFFLMIIMLGLDSTFAGLEGVITAMLDEFPHLLARRREWFVLGLVCVCYLGALSTLTYGGAFVVKLFEEYATGPAVITVVFLEVIAVSWFYGTTRFCNDVQLMLGFAPGVFWRVCWVAICPCFLLFIIGSFLAFPPEVRLFDYLYPFWTTVLGYCIGVSSFICVPSYMVYHLITTKGTFKQRLLKSITPEAPGSSGPQRDTIVITNAV is encoded by the exons ATGGAGATGAAGCAATCAGAGATGATGAATCGAGAGGATGGGGGAGAGCATGAGAAGGAACAGGAGTCACAAGAAAACGGAAGGCTTGTTGCGGACAGCGTTGCGGAGAAGGGTCAGAAATCCTGCTCTGGACCTGGGCAGGTCTCCAACGGTTATCCCAGCACATCCCCACAAAGCCCCAGGGATGGTGCGGGTGCTGGGACGGACAGCGGTAGCACCCCTGGAGCATTCAGGACTCTGGTGGTCCAGCAGACCAGCTTGGATCCACCTAGGGAGACCTGGAGCAAAAAGATGGACTTCTTGCTGTCGGTGATCGGGTATGCAGTGGACCTGGGCAATGTGTGGCGCTTTCCCTACATCTGCTACCAAAACGGAGGGG GTGCCTTTCTTCTGCCGTACCTGCTGATGGCTGTGTTTGGTGGCGTGCCACTGTTTTACATGGAACTGGCTCTGGGCCAGTTTCACCGCAGCGGGTGTATCTCCATCTGGAAACACATTTGCCCCATCTTCAAGG GTATAGGCTTTGCTATCTGCATCATTGCACTCTATATTGCCTTCTACTACAATACCATAATGGCCTGGGCTCTCTACTACCTCCTGTCCTCCTTTCGTGCCACACTGCCCTGGACCACCTGCACCAACCAGTGGAACACTCCCAACTGCACCCAATACCTTTCCACCGACTTGAATGTCTCCTGGACCGACAACTCCATCTCTCCAGCTGAAGAGTTCTATGT ACGGCAGGTCCTGCAGGTTCATCTGTCCCCTGGTCTTCATCAGTTGGGCTGGGTGAGCTGGCAACTAGCCCTCTGTCTGTTGTTCATCTTCACTGTTGTGTACTTCAGCATCTGGAAAGGGGTCAAGACCTCTGGCAAG GTAGTGTGGGTGACAGCTACCTTTCCGTACCTGGTGCTGCTGATCCTGTTGATAAGAGGGGCCACCCTGCCAGGAGCATGGAGAGGAGTGGTCTTCTACCTGAAACCTGATTGGAGCAAACTTTTAACCACTACA GTTTGGCTTGATGCAGCTGCACAGATCTTCTTCTCTCTGGGTCCAGGCTTTGGTGTTCTCCTGGCCTTTGCCAGCTACAATCCCTTTCATAACAACTGCTACAA AGATGCATTAATCACAAGCTCAGTGAACTGTTTGACCAGTTTCCTGTCAGGCTTTGTGATCTTCACGGTGCTGGGCTACATGGCAGAGATGCGCCAACAACGTGTGGAGAACGTAGCTAAAGATGCTG GTCCCAGTCTGCTCTTCATCATCTATGCTGAGGCTATTGCCAATATGCCGGCTGCTACGTTCTTCGCCATCATATTCTTCCTCATGATAATTATGCTGGGGCTGGATAGCACG TTTGCAGGTCTGGAAGGGGTAATTACAGCCATGTTGGACGAGTTCCCCCACCTGTTGGCCAGGAGGAGAGAATGGTTTGTGCTCGGCCTAGTGTGTGTCTGTTATTTGGGCGCCCTCTCCACTCTTACCTAC GGAGGTGCGTTTGTTGTTAAACTATTCGAGGAATATGCCACAGGCCCTGCTGTTATCACCGTGGTCTTCCTCGAGGTCATTGCTGTTTCCTGGTTCTATG GAACGACACGTTTCTGCAACGATGTGCAGCTGATGCTTGGCTTTGCTCCTGGTGTGTTTTGGAGGGTCTGCTGGGTAGCCATCTGTCCCTGCTTCCTATTG TTCATTATTGGGAGTTTCCTGGCATTCCCTCCCGAGGTCAGGCTGTTTGACTACTTGTACCCTTTCTGGACCACAGTTCTCGGCTACTGTATTGGAGTCTCCTCCTTCATCTGTGTGCCTTCTTACATGGTCTACCATCTAATCACCACCAAAGGGACCTTCAAACAG CGTCTGCTAAAGAGCATTACCCCTGAGGCTCCGGGGTCCAGCGGCCCTCAGAGAGACACAATTGTCATCACCAACGCCGTGTGA